The sequence ACTACAGCGCCATTGCCAAAAACTGCATCGAACCCCCACTGTATTCTGGTAAATCCTAAACAGCGTGGTAACCCGGTGCTTAAATCAATCGTCAACATTCCAATAGAATTTCGTGATGATATAATACCGGATTACGTAGTGGGACGTACTTCTTGTATACTTTACATTTCACTAAAATATCACACTTTAAATCCCGATTATATCTGCCAGAGACTTAAGGAATTGGGAAAACAATATGAATTGCGTGTATTACTGGTACAAATAGATGCGCCTGTAAGTACTCATATAAGTTTTGAAATTAGCTTAGTCATATTTAACTACTCGCAGGAACCACATTCAGCGTTGAAAAATCTAACACGTATTAGCCTGCTAACTGATTTGACGCTGATGCTGGCGTGGAGTGCCGAAGAAGCAGGAAAAATCATAGAAACTTATAAGCAATTTGAGAAACGATCGCCAGAGTGGATTATGGAACGTGTTGAATCAAGTCCACATCAAAAGGttattttagattttctgttatgCATTTCCATATGTTCGAGTAAgtaaaatgtttacttttaGTTGGTTTCTGCATTGACAAACATCAAGCCTGTGAATAAAACGGATGCAGTATCACTTTTGCAGAATTTTGGCAAGTTGGAAAATCTTATAAATGCTAGTGAAGAACGTCTGTCGCTTGTAATTGGTCTTGGACCGCGAAAGGCCTCGAAACTGTACAAAACTTTACATGAACCATTTCTTACAAAGTAATATTCATGCCGAGAATGAGAaccataaaatttatatttattaaataaaataaagtacatctcctaaatatttttctatttagaaTTCCTTATCATTTACTCAATAAATTTCCATATCTTTATTGTACCGTCGTCGCTGCAGGAAATCAATTGTCCTTCTTGAGCTGGATTCCATTTAACCGCATTCACATCTTGCAAGTGCGCTTTATCTTCTGATGtgatcattgaaaatgttggtTCGTTCTTTTGCGAGTT comes from Anastrepha ludens isolate Willacy chromosome 3, idAnaLude1.1, whole genome shotgun sequence and encodes:
- the LOC128857425 gene encoding DNA excision repair protein ERCC-1, which gives rise to MDDDDVNDSFDSLLLNLEVPSAPKIPKHEKQQTPTPAGNMAAPASNITAATTTAPLPKTASNPHCILVNPKQRGNPVLKSIVNIPIEFRDDIIPDYVVGRTSCILYISLKYHTLNPDYICQRLKELGKQYELRVLLVQIDAPEPHSALKNLTRISLLTDLTLMLAWSAEEAGKIIETYKQFEKRSPEWIMERVESSPHQKLVSALTNIKPVNKTDAVSLLQNFGKLENLINASEERLSLVIGLGPRKASKLYKTLHEPFLTK